From the genome of Rhizobium sp. TH2:
ACGACCAGAGATGGTGACGACAGAATTTCGACATCCGTCAGCACGTTGAGCGCTGAGATGATAACATCGGGGTTGGCGTCAGCTCCGCCGACGAAATTGAGCCCGGGCGTCTGTTTCCGAATCGAATTGCCGGCACGGTCTATCAGGCTGAGCGAGCCATTGTCCTTGCCCAGTCCCAACTGTTTGCTCTTGAGAAAATACTGAACGCCATATTTCAGATCTTCGGTCAGGCGAACCTCGGCAATCGTCACGTTGATGGCGACCTGCACCGGAGTGGAGTCCAGTTTCTTCAGGGTTGCGACGACCTGCTCTGTGTGGTCTCCGTCACCATAGATGACCACAGAGTTATTGGACGCGTCGGCGCTGATCCGCAGAGTGGAAGCCTCGCGGGCGTTCGAAGTGAGATCCACCACATTGGGCAGCCCACTATCCGTTTGCGCGTCATCGCCGAACGCCGATGCAATGCGGTCTACGGGGGCAGGCGCATTTGCTTTGTCTGCGGCATCGTCCTGACCGGCATTCTGGTCTTCGCCAGGCTGATCGAGTTGCGGCACTGGCGCTGGCTTGGCAGGCGTGTTGGTATTGGCTCCTACGCCGAAAAGTCCGGCGACGACTTTCGCCAGCTCCTCCGCCTTGCGATATTTGACTTTGTAGATCACGACGTTCTGGCCCGTTGCGGAATCCTGCTGATCCAGCCGGCGAACCCACGTGTCGGCGCGTCGTATCAGGGCCGGATTTTTCGAGATGGCCATAATGCCGCGAATGCGGCTGACCACCCTGAACTGGATGAGGCTATTGTCGCCCTTCACATTGAAAATGCGCTCAAGCTCGGGAACAACGTCCTCGGGCCGCGCCTGGACCAGCCGAAATATGGACACCCGCTGGTTCTGCATGAAGTCCGCGTCGAAGGACATGATTGCCTCGACCACCTCGGTGCGCTGGGGCCCGCTACCGCGAACTATTATGCTGTTGCCAGACGCATTAATACGCAGCCCGTCTGCTTGTCCGACAAACCCGTTGAGAAGGTCCATAACCGACGATGCCGGCAGATATCTGAGCGGGACGATTGACACGCCAAAGCCCGCACGGACCTTGCGGCCATTGTCGATGGTGCCAGCCGATGTGTCGGTGGCAGTAACCCGGTAGCCGTTGCCGGATTTTACCAGCGAGAAGCCGAAGGCGGCGAGCGAAGACTCAAGCGATTTGAGAAGCGCCTCGCGGCTGACAGGTCGCGCCGAAGATATCGTAACGGGACCAGAGACATCGCCGTTGATGGTGTAATTCACCTTGAGCGCATCGTTGAGGACGGCTCTGACGACGTCCTTCACGTCAACATTGTCGAAATTGAGCGTGTACTCGCCGGCAGTTGCCGTATCGTCAGAATCAACGGGGGTGATCCCGCTGGCATCCGGCAAATAGTTTTCACTTCTGCTCCGAGAATCGGAGCGTCGATCGGCCGTCGAAAAGACACCGGCGTCTCTCGCCTTGCGAGCTTCGCGCGCTTTGACGTCGCCAAACACGCCGTCGATGAAGGTCGAATCTTCCTTGCCGTCGATACCACTGCCTTGGCAGCCAGACATCAACAAATTCACGACCAAGAGCGTAGCAATCAGAACCCATGATTGTTTCAGCACTTTGGAGCTTGCACCTCCCATAACTACCCAATGACGTCACGAGCTTCGAACGGCCCATCGCAATGGGCCGTCCGTGATCGGGCTGAGGCCCGGATCTGAGTTAGGCGCTACCGATCGTGCCGTTGACGCCGCTCGGGAAGAAGCTGGCATTGCTCGGCTCCGCGCCGAGATAGACAACATTCAGGACCTGGTCGGGAGTGCGGCTGAAAGCGAGGCCGTTGGCGTCGGTCGGGACGATATTGACCTTGTTCTTGTTGCCGATGCCCTGATCGACTTGCGTGTCGCCGTCGAGCGAATCGCGTGCGTCGGAAATCGCCCGTGCCTGATCGAAGAAGCCCTTGGAAGCGAGCAGCGTGCGAATTTCACCGGCATGATAGGCCTCGACGGCGAGCAGACCGGCAGCGGCTTCGAGGATGTCCGGGTTGCTGATCAATCTTGCCGCACCCTTGTAAGCCGTCACGCCGACGTCTTCGAAAATGAAGGCAGCAAGCAGGAAGTTGTCTTCATTCGCAAAGGCGTTGAACTTCTGATTGTTCTTGATCAAGCCCGCGGCACGTGCGGCAGCGGTGAAGCTCGTATTGAGATTGATATCCGGTCGTGCGACGGCGGAGGACGAGAGTGCCGAACGCAGGAACTTGACGTGTGCTTCCTCGTCGTTGGCGATTTCCTGTGCGTACTCCTTGATGAGCTTGGAGTTGAAATCGACCTTCTTGCCGCCCGTCACCGCGCCGAGCGTCCCGGTGCCGGTGGTGTCACCCGCTGCAAGCCGGCGACCAAACGCAGCGATCAGATAGAATTCAGCCTCGAGGTATTCGAGGTTGAGAGCAAAGTTGAGAATGTCGGGATCGGTCACCGCGGCTTGCGCAACATTCGGCGTGCCGCCCACGAGGCCGATCGTGGCGGCGCCGGCCGCCAGAAGACCGGCAGACTTCAAGAAGGCGCGACGGCCCGCCTGCATATCGATTTTTTTCAGATCAACGGAGTTCTCAGAGAAGATGGTCGACATTGGGCTACTCCCATATTGGATGGATTGAGTGTCTTTGCATGCTAGCTCGCCTCCTCAGCCGTAAGTCGACATTCAAAAAGCATTGTCCGAATAAAAGACAATGAACCCGCTTCCTTGCTGTAGAACAACAAAGAACATCGACGCTTCAGGCAGTCCTGAGCGATATGTGAAAAGATTGCTTCTCCCTCACGCCAACAGGTACGGCGGCGTCATCGGAAAAGTTTCAACAAATCCTTAAAAACGTATCGAAATGGTCCAAGGTTTAGAACAAAGTTTCGTAACGCATTGATGTTAATAGATATTATTTTTTCGATTGCCGTTCCTGCTTCCCTCGTCTTCTCGCCCGGATTGACAGAGCCTTGCTGTTGGTGACATGAATGGCGCGATCTGCACGGTCGCGCACACGATCCAGAACCAGAAAAATATAGCTCTGACGGAAGCATGATGTTCAATCAATATGGACACATAAGCGAAGGAATTACTTTCTTAGACTATCTAAGAAGTCGCCCGTCTGCGAATAAAACTTTTGATTTTCTTGAGGGAGACGAATATTCGATCGAGCAGATCTGGCGCTCCGGAACGGCAAGTGCAGGCGAAATAGCCGATGCCATTGCCGAGTTTCATGCGATTCCTCGCACAAGTTTCGATGAGCTATCTCGCCTTGCTCCTCTCACTGACGACCTGTCCCATCGATATTTGAGAGAAGCGTTCGCTTATCCATACAATGATGCCGGTACCGTTTCGTTGGCCTTGGCCGACCCCACCCGTCTCGACGCTATCAAGGCCGTATCGTTGGCACTTGGCGTTCCGCCGGCACTGAGAGTTATTTCCTTCGAGGAAGTGGAATTGCTCTTCGAGCGCGTTGTCGATCGCGCGAACGCCACGACCGGCGTGATTATCGAAGAGCAAACCGGCACGTCGGACCCATTCTCCGAGACCGAGCAGGCTATGCAGGATCTCGCGCGTGGCGCACCGGTCGTGCGTATCATCGACGAAATCTTGGAGCGAGCCGTGAGCATCGGCGCCACCGATGTTCATTTGGAGACGGAACGCGATCAGCTCCAGGTTCGCATGCGCGTGGACGGCTATCTTCGCCGCGATCAAAGGTTGCCGCTTACTATGGCGGCCCCGGTGATATCCCGGCTCAAGATTCTCGCCGGCCTTGATATTGCCGACCGGCGGCTCCCGCAAGACGGCAGATCAAACCTCAAGATCGGAAATACCGAGGCCGATCTGCGCGTCGCCGTCATGCCTAACATGTATGGCGAGACCGCCGTGTTACGCATCCTCCTCCGTGACACCCGCCTCTTGGATCTCGATCGGATCGGCATGGATGCAAAGGATCAGCAGTCATTTCGGGCCGTATTGGCCGAACCCAACGGGATCGTCGTCGTGACGGGGCCGACCGGAAGCGGAAAGACCACCACGCTCGCGACCGCGATCTCAATGCTCAACGATCCGTCGCGCAAGATCGTGACCGTGGAAGATCCAATCGAATATCAGATCGCCGGTATTCACCAGACCCAGATCAAGCCTTCGATCGGACTGACCTTCGCCACCGCCTTGCGGTCGTTCCTACGGCATGATCCAGACGTCATCATGGTCGGTGAGATGCGCGATCGGGAGACCGCAAGCATCGGCGTACAAGCGGCCCTAACAGGTCATCTGGTGCTGACCACTCTTCATACGAACTCCGCCAGCGATGCTGTCATCCGCCTCATCGATATGGGTGTCGAGCCCTATTTGCTTGCTTCAAGCCTGCGTGGCGTGCTGGGCCAACGCCTCGTGCGCAAGCTGTGCGAGCGTTGCAGGTTGCGTGATGAAAAGGCGGCCAATACGGCAGCAGCTCTCGCAAGAAGTCGCGGCCTGCACATCGCATCAGAACTGAAATTCTCTCGGGCCGTCGGCTGTGACGCTTGCGGGCAAACCGGGTATCGCGGACGCATCGGCATATTTGAGGTCCTGCGAACGGATGAAGAAATCCAAGAAGTCCTCCGAAAGGATCCTGATCCGAAAGTCATATCGGATATGGCCCGCAAGGGTGGCATGACGTCGATGTTTGAGGATGGCTTCGAAAAGTGTGGACAAGGTCTCACGACGCTCGACGAGTTGTTGAGAGCGACGGGGTAATGCGATGGAAATGACGGTAAAGCCTGTATTGCCCGGGCCTACAAAGAAGGCCAACCTTGTTGCCGGCATAGCGAAGACGGCGCCGGCGAAAACTTCCTCTTCCTCAAACTGGCTGAAGTCTGCTCTATCGGCGTTTATTGACGTTGTGGAACCAGCCGTGGTGTGGATGTCTCCACGCCGTCGCTTGGTTGTCGTGGAATCCGAAGACAACAATCTTGCCTTCTATAAAGTCTCTGGCCGGAAAATTGCCTTGCTCGGCCGGGGGCCTGCACCTGACGAAGCGCTGATCAAGAAACTGAAAGCGGCCAAGTGCACTGATGTGGAACTGCGTCTCCAATCCGCGCATGTGACTTTCGCCAATTTCAAGATTCCCGCTGCGGGTGCCGAGCTTGCGGCTCAGATCGTGGAAAGCCGTCTTGATCGGCTCACACCTTGGCGCATGGACGCTATCGTGTATGGTTACGCCATATCGACAAAGCCTGGGCCCGATGGTCAGCTGGATATCAATGTTACAGCGACATCCAAGACGATCGCCTCCGCAAGCCTTGATCGCCTTGCCCCGTTCGGCCTCGCCCCTTCAAGGCTGGGCGCAGGCGACGACCCCCTTAATCAACGGCTTAGCATTGATCTTTATGGTGGCAAAAGTGACATCGCACGACGTGGGAGACGGCGCTCGATTGGTTCGGTCGCGACCATTGTCCTGACCGCGTCTGCCTTTGCATGTGGTGCGTCCTTCTATGCGTTATCCCAAAGCGAGCAGCGAATTTCCGAGCTGGATGCCACCTTGGCCAAAGCCCGCAATCGGCTCGTTCAGGCATCGGGCTCGAGCGTGGAACGCGAGAGAGATTTCGCTTTCATCGCCATGAAGAGTCCTGAGGAGGCTCGGTTTTTTCTGATCGATCGTCTCGCGGCAATCCTGCCTGACAATACGTTTCTTGATGGACTGGCGATCGAACCGGGGGAAATGCGCATCGCAGGGAGCTCGATCGAAGCATCCAACCTCATTAAACTGTTGGAGGATGATCCTCAATTTTTCCAAGCGAAGTTCGTGGCGCCCGTTACACGTCAGGACGACGGCAGGGATAGATTTGAGATAACCGCGTCTTACGTGACAAAAACAAAGGCGGCGGCCCCATGACCACCGCCGCACGAAGCTCTCGTTCACGATTACTTGCCTTGCTGCTATTCTTCGGAGTTCCGGCAGTGCTGCTGACGCTCAGCATTGTCAACATGTTTCAGTTGGGTGACAATGCATTGGTTGCAAGCGAGAAGGAATTCCAACTATCCGCATTGATGCGGCGCCTCACGATGCCCGCGAAAGACGGCAAACCGCTCGACCTGTCTCACGTATACGTTGCAGGAGAATCTGCAACGCTCGCAAGCGCCAACCTGCAGACCTATCTGGTGAAGTCGATCGCCGACGTGTCCGGCAAACTTATCGAGACCGTGGCGTCGGAGCCTGAAGACAATTCGGACCCGACTGTGGGGGACAACATTGGGATTAAAGCGAGCTTCAGCGTCGATAACCCTGGCCTTCTCGAGCTGCTGCACAGGCTCGAGAGCGGGCTGCCGTTGGTTTTTATCAATCATCTCTCTGTCCGGCGGCTGACGAGCGACGACAGCGTCATTGGCAAGGAGGCCCTTCGCGTCGATATGGAAGCCACTGGCCGCTGGAAGGTCGCCGGACCATGAGACCAAATCTGCGTTTCTCCATGGTCGCGTCATTTCTTTTGTCGTCTGCTGCTGTTCTGGCACAGGAGAAACTGAACGAGAGCAATGACCAGGCGCTAAACCCATTGTCGGCGACAACGGCGTCTGATCTGAAAGCCTTCGCGGAACGGCCATTATTCTCGTCTGCTCGACGGCCGACGTCAGAAAAGCGATTGACGACGGCGGTCGAGCCTGCTGAGAGCCTTGAACCTACCCTCGAGTTCAAACTGCTAGGCGTGACCTTTGGACCGGATGGCGCCGTGGCGAGTATATCAAGCGGAACAACGCGTTACTCGGTTCGAGAAGGGGAGAATGTTGAAGGCTGGACACTCAAGAAAATAGATGTGTCCCACGTCATTATCGAAAGAAATGAGGAGATCAATACGCTTCGCATCTTCGCCAAGAATGAAGTCAATCCTCCAGTTACTCAAGACGGCCAGGACGAAGTCGGCGCCGGCCCTGGAATTGTCTTTGAATCGGCTGAACCGTCCGAAGAGCGACGAGATGCCCCTCCCGTGCGTGTCATCCAATCGAATTAAAAAATAACCAATACTTCTAGCGTACGGCAGGTCTCGCTCAGCGCGCCCATTGCACGCCGTCGGCGAAATACCGGGAATTCACTCCTGCACTTGCTAATCCGTTCGCGCTCGGAGGAAGGAAAAGCCACGGGACGATAAAGAAGAGACATGCGTCTGCGTACCAAAGATATACGTCTTGTTCATTTGGGAGGCGCCGGTCCTATCAACGTCATCGAAATGAGGCCGCGTTGACCAGCGTCATGCTGCGACAACGGGAACCATAGTTCAGTCCTCTCGTTCCTTTGCGCCACGTTAGGAACCCCATGACGGACATCGACAAAATTCCTGTGATTTCTGAGACCGCGTCGATCAGCACCCGCTTGGTGTCCGACGGCAAAGTCCGAGTGACCACTCAAACCGAACTTACCCAGGAAACCGTCTATGCGGGGCTGGAAAGCGAAAAAGTCGATGTCGTGCGCGTTCCCTTTGACCGGGAAGTTACTGAAATGCCGGGCCCTCGAGTAGAGGGCGTTACGACGATTATCCCGGTTTATGAAGAACGGCTCGTTGTCGAAAAACGTGTTTTCCTTGTCGAAGAAATCCATCTTACCAAGATCCGATCCTCGCAAAAAGTCGAAATTCCCGTCCAGCTGCGTCACCAGAAAGCCGCGGTTGAGCGGACCCCCACCCCTACCGAAACGGAGAAAACCCCATGACCGCCTATAACGAACCCGTCACTTCATCCACCCTTACTTCCAATGCACCTTCGACACTGAGCGCCTTTTTTGAAGACCGCGACGACGCAGCCTCCGCTGTCCAACGCCTGGTTGAGGCTGGGGTCGATTCCGCCAACGTTCGTCTCGTCGAAGGGGGCGACGGCAATGCGCAGGTACCCCAGTCCACCAATGACAAAGGCTTCTGGGCTTCGCTCGAGGATTTCTTTTTTCCCGACGATGACCGGGCCATGTACAGTGAGGGTCTCCGCCGCGGCGGTTATCTGGTCACTGTGAGCGGCCTTGACGCCTCCCTCTACGACACCGCCCTCGATATCCTTGATGACGAAGGTACCGTTGATCTCGACGAACGGGTCGAGAGCTGGAAGGCTGAGGGCTGGAGCCCCGAGACCTATTCGGGAGCGTCTTCCACGAAGGACGCATTCAATAGCACGGGCTCGCTGACCACCGGCCGTGGCGATGAAGAAGTCATCCCCGTCGTGGAAGAAGAGCTTCGGGTCGGCAAGCGTGACGTCACCGCCGGCCGGGTCAAGGTTCGCGCCTATACCGTGGAAACACCTGTTTCGGAAAGCGTGTCGCTGCGTGACGAGAACGTCACGATCGAGCGCCGTCCGGTTGATCGCGCACTGGATGGCACTGAGACAGCGTTCCAGGACCGCACTATCGAAGCCGAAGAGCGCCACGAGGAGGCGGTTATTTCCAAGGAAGCTCGCGTGGTCGAGGAGATCGCCCTGCGCAAAACCGCAGAACAGCGCGAGCAAACGGTTTCAGACAGCGTCCGCAAGACCGAGGTCGAAATCGAAGACGAACGCGATTTGACCGACAAGCGGCCGCTGTAAGTCACCCATAAATAAGGGGTCCGCTGGTTTGGCGGGCCCTTTTTCGTAACGAGAGGCCAGTCTACAGAAAAAAAACAATATTGCAGAGGAACGGCTCGCACATGTTCTTGATCGCGTCGGCCACTCCCTTCAGATTATCCGCATTGTGATTACGACGACGTGACCATCCAGAGCAATCTCCTCGTGCGGTATTCGATGGTTCACGACCGGGTGCATGCGCGCAGGGTGAGGAAGGCTGCCCCGCTCCCATTGCTGTTACCCCCTGTCGCCGAGCCAGACCGGGCTAATGGTCGGACAAAGATTTTCTAAGTGCGATAACGTACCGAACAACCGCAATATCGGAATTTAATTTGATAACCTCGCCATAGAGTGAATATTCGAGGGATCGCAGTGATTTGGGGCTGGGGGTATGGCAAAATACACGGGAGCGTTTGTGCCTGCGGAGTTCGAAGTCGTGCAGTCCGTCTTTAAGCGGGTTGCGAAGGACGCCTGGTTTAAAGATGATATTCCGACGCTCAAGCAATTCGGGCTGATTGTGATCCACGCCTATCAGGGTGGGATTGTGGACACTGATGGGCTCTATGCGCACTGCGTTCGTGCGGCAAAAGAGCGGTTCAGCCAAGCCTCGCAAACAGAGCATTGAGGATCCGTCAGATAGCGCCCGGAACTATCTTCGCGTCTGGGTAATTCCCTCCACTCAGAGAGAGGGCAAGCATGCCGCGATTCTATTTCAATGTTCGTGATGGAATTCCAATTATCAACGATCGTACAGGAATCGAGTTGCCGGGTCTTCCGGCCGCGGTTGAGGAAGCTCACAGGGAAGCGGCGCTCGTTTCCTCGGCGATGCGGAATCAGCCAGATCTCGTGAAAGAAATGTCAGTGCAGGTTTGTGATAAAGAGGGTAAGATTTTGGCAAGAATAGATCTGCCCGACACACGGGAGTTTCGGACCTAAGACGTAGTGCCACGTGGGTGGCTATGTTCGCCGGGCTGGCGGCAGATCTTGCCCGAGAATGTCACCCGAGCAAGAAGCCAAGCAACTACTTTGGCAGTCTTAGCGAAGGCCGAAAAAGCCCAAGATCGCCACAACAATCACGATCGCACCAATAATCCAGATAATCCTGTTCATTGCACTACTCCTTGTTGGACTCGAATAGGCGGCGCCGATTGCTCGGCTCCGCTCGGGAGGTCGTCGAGAGCGGACACCGGAATGAAGTCGGGTTGTGAGGTCGATCGGGAAAAGGGCGTAGGCAGCACTCGCCCCTGCGACAATTTTAGGAGCAAGCGGCGACCGAGCGCTGCAAGGAGTCCCCCGTAATCATGAAGGCGCTCTCGGGCCAAGTCCGTCAGAAGGCTTCGGGCCTCACACATTGCAAATTCCAAGCCTAGTCGAACTGCACCTGTTCCTTTGCAACAGTCGTGTCAGCTATCACGGTGAAGTGACGTAGCGTCGTGGGGGTCTCCTGGGTTACCAACTGCGACTGCCAGAACAAATTCCATACATCGGTAACGACGAGTCATCGCAAACTGTCCGTTTCCGTACCGAAACCTTAGGAACTGGAGCGTGTTACTTTTTCGGCCATGTGGTCGAAAACCAACGGAGTATACGAATATGGCAAATCAAGGCGGTACACACGAACAGCATGTTAAAGCGGGCGAGCAAAGCCACAAGAATGCTGACGGCAAGTCAGGCTCGAGCAGTTCCGGCAGCAAGAGCTCAAGCAGCAAAAGCTCTGGGGGCGAGTCCAAGGGCGGCTCGAAGTCTTCCAGTAAAGGCCGGTAGTACAGGTAAAGCACCAGCTGGACGGTGACAACGTTCAGCTGAGTGCACGTTTCTTATGCCGAGTAAAAAACTGCATTGCTGGCCGTCACTCACCGATCCGCCGTGTCGCGCAACCCTTGAAAGACGCGTGGTAGGAATGTTCGTGATGCCCAAGGCGGCTCCGACATCCAAACCTGGAAAGCGCACCCATAAGCTGTTGAGGTATTGGCTGATGTCCTGAAGAGTCGAATCCTTCAAAATGAAGATATCTACACCTTGATGATCAACGTTACCAACGAACAAAATCTGTCTCTTCTAGCCGCCGTGCGCACTGTCGCTGAGTTCTCAATGCCGCCGTTACATGAACAGGCGGCAACCGTTAAGATGTGCTGGGCGTCAATTCGTCAGTCTCACGAGCGTTTTCGCCGCCGTAGCGCCAATCAGTTTGAACGCAGCGACGAGTTCCTTGGTGTTGTCGGCAGAGAAATAGTGTGCGGGGGATGTGGCGCAGTATTTTAGCAGTGCCTCTCCAGCAGGTGGCGCCATGAAGGCGATGGAATATACCGTCATTTTTTGTGTCTTCGCCTTATCGCAATATTTTTTCGTCTTTGCGTCTGCCCCGCTTACGTTGTTCTCACCATCAGTCATGAGAACGATGTATTTGTCAGGCTTTTTTGTGCCGTTCTTGTCTTTGTGCGCCTTGTCCTCGTCAGAGTCCTTCAGGCTCTCGTAGGCCTCTTCCATCGCCTCGCCAGAGTTCGTGGTGCCCGTCGCCGTCAGAGCCTTCACATATTGCAGGATTGCGGAGGTCCCCCAATCAAGGTTGGACGGCGTCTGCATGGCGTTGTTGTAGGAGACGCCGCCTGTTCGAACATATTTGAGGTCCGGGTCGACATCGA
Proteins encoded in this window:
- the gspD gene encoding type II secretion system secretin GspD, translated to MLKQSWVLIATLLVVNLLMSGCQGSGIDGKEDSTFIDGVFGDVKAREARKARDAGVFSTADRRSDSRSRSENYLPDASGITPVDSDDTATAGEYTLNFDNVDVKDVVRAVLNDALKVNYTINGDVSGPVTISSARPVSREALLKSLESSLAAFGFSLVKSGNGYRVTATDTSAGTIDNGRKVRAGFGVSIVPLRYLPASSVMDLLNGFVGQADGLRINASGNSIIVRGSGPQRTEVVEAIMSFDADFMQNQRVSIFRLVQARPEDVVPELERIFNVKGDNSLIQFRVVSRIRGIMAISKNPALIRRADTWVRRLDQQDSATGQNVVIYKVKYRKAEELAKVVAGLFGVGANTNTPAKPAPVPQLDQPGEDQNAGQDDAADKANAPAPVDRIASAFGDDAQTDSGLPNVVDLTSNAREASTLRISADASNNSVVIYGDGDHTEQVVATLKKLDSTPVQVAINVTIAEVRLTEDLKYGVQYFLKSKQLGLGKDNGSLSLIDRAGNSIRKQTPGLNFVGGADANPDVIISALNVLTDVEILSSPSLVVIENQTATLQVGDEVPITTQQSQSVENSLAPVVNQVQFRETGIILNVTPRISQTDAVTMDIVQEISSVASGANTLTPTISKRSIRTQISVNDQQTVVLGGLISANSQKSKSGVPLLMKLPLVGDMFANTAKTKGRNELIVLIRPVIIRDAQDAADVAESLRSQMSVINDRSTTKW
- a CDS encoding ferritin-like domain-containing protein → MSTIFSENSVDLKKIDMQAGRRAFLKSAGLLAAGAATIGLVGGTPNVAQAAVTDPDILNFALNLEYLEAEFYLIAAFGRRLAAGDTTGTGTLGAVTGGKKVDFNSKLIKEYAQEIANDEEAHVKFLRSALSSSAVARPDINLNTSFTAAARAAGLIKNNQKFNAFANEDNFLLAAFIFEDVGVTAYKGAARLISNPDILEAAAGLLAVEAYHAGEIRTLLASKGFFDQARAISDARDSLDGDTQVDQGIGNKNKVNIVPTDANGLAFSRTPDQVLNVVYLGAEPSNASFFPSGVNGTIGSA
- a CDS encoding GspE/PulE family protein, which codes for MMFNQYGHISEGITFLDYLRSRPSANKTFDFLEGDEYSIEQIWRSGTASAGEIADAIAEFHAIPRTSFDELSRLAPLTDDLSHRYLREAFAYPYNDAGTVSLALADPTRLDAIKAVSLALGVPPALRVISFEEVELLFERVVDRANATTGVIIEEQTGTSDPFSETEQAMQDLARGAPVVRIIDEILERAVSIGATDVHLETERDQLQVRMRVDGYLRRDQRLPLTMAAPVISRLKILAGLDIADRRLPQDGRSNLKIGNTEADLRVAVMPNMYGETAVLRILLRDTRLLDLDRIGMDAKDQQSFRAVLAEPNGIVVVTGPTGSGKTTTLATAISMLNDPSRKIVTVEDPIEYQIAGIHQTQIKPSIGLTFATALRSFLRHDPDVIMVGEMRDRETASIGVQAALTGHLVLTTLHTNSASDAVIRLIDMGVEPYLLASSLRGVLGQRLVRKLCERCRLRDEKAANTAAALARSRGLHIASELKFSRAVGCDACGQTGYRGRIGIFEVLRTDEEIQEVLRKDPDPKVISDMARKGGMTSMFEDGFEKCGQGLTTLDELLRATG
- a CDS encoding PilN domain-containing protein — its product is MEMTVKPVLPGPTKKANLVAGIAKTAPAKTSSSSNWLKSALSAFIDVVEPAVVWMSPRRRLVVVESEDNNLAFYKVSGRKIALLGRGPAPDEALIKKLKAAKCTDVELRLQSAHVTFANFKIPAAGAELAAQIVESRLDRLTPWRMDAIVYGYAISTKPGPDGQLDINVTATSKTIASASLDRLAPFGLAPSRLGAGDDPLNQRLSIDLYGGKSDIARRGRRRSIGSVATIVLTASAFACGASFYALSQSEQRISELDATLAKARNRLVQASGSSVERERDFAFIAMKSPEEARFFLIDRLAAILPDNTFLDGLAIEPGEMRIAGSSIEASNLIKLLEDDPQFFQAKFVAPVTRQDDGRDRFEITASYVTKTKAAAP
- the gspM gene encoding type II secretion system protein GspM; translation: MTTAARSSRSRLLALLLFFGVPAVLLTLSIVNMFQLGDNALVASEKEFQLSALMRRLTMPAKDGKPLDLSHVYVAGESATLASANLQTYLVKSIADVSGKLIETVASEPEDNSDPTVGDNIGIKASFSVDNPGLLELLHRLESGLPLVFINHLSVRRLTSDDSVIGKEALRVDMEATGRWKVAGP
- a CDS encoding type II secretion system protein N → MRPNLRFSMVASFLLSSAAVLAQEKLNESNDQALNPLSATTASDLKAFAERPLFSSARRPTSEKRLTTAVEPAESLEPTLEFKLLGVTFGPDGAVASISSGTTRYSVREGENVEGWTLKKIDVSHVIIERNEEINTLRIFAKNEVNPPVTQDGQDEVGAGPGIVFESAEPSEERRDAPPVRVIQSN
- a CDS encoding YsnF/AvaK domain-containing protein, with the protein product MTDIDKIPVISETASISTRLVSDGKVRVTTQTELTQETVYAGLESEKVDVVRVPFDREVTEMPGPRVEGVTTIIPVYEERLVVEKRVFLVEEIHLTKIRSSQKVEIPVQLRHQKAAVERTPTPTETEKTP
- a CDS encoding YsnF/AvaK domain-containing protein, translated to MTAYNEPVTSSTLTSNAPSTLSAFFEDRDDAASAVQRLVEAGVDSANVRLVEGGDGNAQVPQSTNDKGFWASLEDFFFPDDDRAMYSEGLRRGGYLVTVSGLDASLYDTALDILDDEGTVDLDERVESWKAEGWSPETYSGASSTKDAFNSTGSLTTGRGDEEVIPVVEEELRVGKRDVTAGRVKVRAYTVETPVSESVSLRDENVTIERRPVDRALDGTETAFQDRTIEAEERHEEAVISKEARVVEEIALRKTAEQREQTVSDSVRKTEVEIEDERDLTDKRPL
- a CDS encoding DUF6894 family protein, coding for MPRFYFNVRDGIPIINDRTGIELPGLPAAVEEAHREAALVSSAMRNQPDLVKEMSVQVCDKEGKILARIDLPDTREFRT